In Comamonadaceae bacterium OS-1, a single window of DNA contains:
- the livF_6 gene encoding high-affinity branched-chain amino acid transport ATP-binding protein LivF has product MLNVKNINQYYGGSHILRDVSLQCTKGKVTVLLGRNGVGKTTLLKSLMGLVAIKTGTIELDGKAIQGFTPYERARAGVGFVPQGREIFARLTVEENLRMGLAYKSASTPIPNELFTLFPVLKQMIHRRGGDLSGGQQQQLAIARALAAGPKLLILDEPTEGIQPSIIKDIGRVIRMLADRGDMAILLVEQYYDFAQELADDYLVMERGEFIARGLGKDMEANGVRNLVAI; this is encoded by the coding sequence ATGCTGAACGTCAAAAACATCAACCAATACTACGGCGGCTCCCACATCCTGCGCGATGTCAGCTTGCAATGCACCAAGGGCAAGGTCACCGTGCTGCTGGGCCGCAACGGGGTAGGCAAGACCACCTTGCTCAAGTCGCTGATGGGCCTGGTGGCGATCAAGACCGGCACCATCGAGCTCGACGGCAAAGCCATCCAGGGCTTCACGCCCTACGAGCGTGCCCGCGCGGGCGTGGGTTTTGTGCCGCAGGGCCGCGAGATTTTTGCGCGCCTGACGGTGGAAGAAAACCTGCGCATGGGCCTGGCCTACAAAAGCGCCAGCACGCCGATTCCCAACGAGCTGTTCACGCTGTTCCCGGTGCTCAAGCAGATGATCCACCGGCGCGGCGGCGACCTGTCGGGCGGGCAGCAGCAGCAGCTGGCCATTGCCCGCGCGCTGGCGGCGGGCCCCAAGCTGCTGATCCTGGACGAGCCCACCGAAGGCATCCAGCCTAGCATCATCAAAGACATTGGCCGCGTCATCCGCATGCTGGCCGACCGGGGCGACATGGCAATTCTGCTGGTGGAGCAGTACTACGACTTTGCCCAGGAGCTGGCCGACGACTACCTGGTGATGGAGCGCGGCGAGTTCATCGCCCGCGGCCTGGGCAAGGACATGGAAGCCAACGGCGTGCGCAATCTGGTGGCGATTTAA
- the lptB_5 gene encoding lipopolysaccharide export system ATP-binding protein LptB, which yields MTPDLMEEGARRLAAKDPAYVSGNTESGGREAGFSRVHTPGEVDVSHGRILYLEDVHVSFDGFKAINGLSLDIAPGELRCIIGPNGAGKTTMMDIITGKTRPNSGTVFFGSTIDLLRHNEPQIAQLGIGRKFQKPTVFEQLSVFENLELALKMDKSVQSSMLFKLDSAQSDKLAEMLVTIHLADSVGRQAGNLSHGQKQWLEIGMLLMQDPKLLLLDEPVAGMTDEETARTAELFLTLKGKHSLMVVEHDMGFIRTISEIVTVLCDGSVLAQGTLDQVQADERVIEVYLGR from the coding sequence ATGACCCCCGATCTGATGGAAGAGGGCGCGCGCCGCCTGGCCGCCAAGGACCCCGCCTATGTGTCGGGCAACACCGAGTCCGGTGGCCGCGAAGCTGGTTTCTCGCGGGTGCACACGCCCGGCGAGGTGGATGTGTCCCATGGCCGCATCCTGTACCTGGAAGACGTGCACGTGAGCTTTGACGGCTTCAAGGCCATCAACGGCCTGTCGCTGGACATTGCACCCGGCGAGCTGCGCTGCATCATCGGCCCCAACGGGGCGGGCAAGACCACGATGATGGACATCATCACCGGCAAGACCCGGCCCAATTCGGGCACGGTGTTTTTCGGCAGCACCATCGATTTGCTGCGCCACAACGAGCCGCAGATCGCCCAGCTGGGCATTGGCCGCAAGTTCCAGAAGCCCACGGTGTTTGAGCAGCTCAGCGTGTTCGAGAACCTGGAGCTGGCGCTGAAAATGGACAAGAGCGTCCAATCGTCCATGCTGTTCAAGCTGGATTCGGCCCAGAGCGACAAGCTGGCCGAGATGCTGGTCACCATCCATTTGGCCGACAGCGTGGGCCGCCAGGCGGGCAACCTCAGCCACGGCCAGAAGCAGTGGCTGGAGATCGGCATGCTGCTGATGCAAGACCCCAAGCTGCTGCTGCTGGACGAGCCCGTGGCCGGCATGACCGACGAGGAAACCGCCCGCACCGCCGAGCTGTTTCTCACCCTCAAAGGCAAGCATTCGCTGATGGTGGTGGAGCACGACATGGGCTTCATCCGCACCATCAGCGAGATTGTCACCGTGCTGTGCGATGGGTCGGTGCTGGCGCAGGGGACGCTGGACCAGGTGCAGGCGGATGAACGGGTGATTGAGGTGTATCTTGGGCGGTGA
- the amiC_2 gene encoding aliphatic amidase expression-regulating protein yields the protein MQRRFTLKALTAAVALSSLSMVPAHAADTIKVGVLHSLSGTMAISETVLKDTVLMAIDEINAKGGLLGKKLEPVVVDPASNWPLFAEKTKQLLGQDKVSVIFGCWTSVSRKSVLPVVEEMNGLLFYPVQYEGEELSKNVFYTGAAPNQQAIPAVDYLMSKAGGGAKRWVLLGTDYVYPRTTNKILRAYLLSKGVKETDIDEKYTPFGHSDYQTIVADIKKFSAGGKTAVVSTINGDSNVPFYKELGNAGLKAKDVPVVAFSVGEEELRGVDTKPLVGHLAAWNYFMSIKSPANTEFIKKWSAYAKAKKLPGADKPLTNDPMEATYIGINMWAQAVKKANSTDTDKVIAAMAGQKFNAPSGIVSEMDAKNHHLHKSVFIGEIKADGQFNVVWKTPGPVKAVPWSPFIEGNAGKPDEPVKK from the coding sequence ATGCAACGTCGATTTACTCTCAAGGCGCTCACCGCCGCTGTCGCCCTGTCCTCCCTGTCCATGGTGCCCGCCCATGCCGCCGACACCATCAAGGTCGGTGTGCTGCACAGCCTGTCGGGCACCATGGCCATCTCGGAAACCGTGTTGAAAGACACCGTGCTGATGGCGATTGACGAAATCAACGCCAAGGGCGGCCTGCTGGGCAAGAAGCTCGAGCCCGTGGTGGTGGACCCCGCGTCCAACTGGCCGCTGTTCGCTGAAAAGACCAAGCAGCTGCTGGGCCAGGACAAGGTTTCGGTGATCTTCGGCTGCTGGACCTCGGTGTCGCGCAAGTCGGTGCTGCCGGTGGTGGAAGAAATGAATGGCCTGCTGTTCTACCCCGTCCAGTACGAGGGTGAAGAGCTGTCCAAGAACGTGTTCTACACCGGTGCTGCGCCCAACCAGCAAGCCATCCCCGCAGTGGACTATTTGATGAGCAAGGCCGGTGGCGGTGCCAAGCGTTGGGTGCTGCTGGGCACCGACTATGTCTACCCCCGCACCACCAACAAGATTCTGCGCGCCTACCTGCTGAGCAAGGGCGTGAAAGAGACCGACATCGACGAGAAGTACACCCCGTTTGGCCACAGCGATTACCAGACCATCGTGGCCGACATCAAGAAGTTCTCTGCCGGTGGCAAGACCGCCGTGGTGTCCACCATCAATGGCGACTCCAACGTGCCGTTCTACAAGGAACTGGGCAACGCCGGCCTGAAGGCCAAGGACGTGCCCGTCGTCGCCTTCTCGGTGGGCGAAGAAGAGCTGCGTGGTGTGGACACCAAGCCGCTGGTGGGCCACCTGGCCGCCTGGAACTACTTCATGAGCATCAAGAGCCCGGCCAACACCGAGTTCATCAAGAAGTGGTCGGCCTACGCCAAGGCCAAGAAATTGCCCGGTGCCGACAAGCCTTTGACTAACGACCCGATGGAAGCCACCTACATTGGCATCAACATGTGGGCCCAGGCCGTGAAGAAGGCCAACAGCACCGACACCGACAAAGTGATCGCTGCCATGGCCGGCCAGAAGTTCAACGCACCCTCGGGCATCGTGTCGGAGATGGATGCCAAGAACCACCACCTGCACAAGTCGGTGTTCATCGGCGAAATCAAGGCCGACGGCCAGTTCAACGTGGTGTGGAAGACACCCGGCCCGGTCAAGGCCGTGCCATGGAGCCCGTTCATCGAAGGCAACGCTGGCAAACCCGACGAGCCAGTCAAAAAGTAA
- a CDS encoding L-gulono-1,4-lactone dehydrogenase produces MQFGKGGLWRNWVGNQSCIARYKGAPTSEDQLCEMVAEADRRDLNLRVAGSGHSFTPVVGTGGLLLSLAQMQGVRSFDDAKKQVTVAAGTRIHDLAIALKAHGFSLVNQGDIDSQAVAGAFTTGTHGTGATLGCLATSIAGLRLVQPDGSVLVVDGSDQDLLHAAQVSVGTLGVISELTLQVTDAYHLHEHVWRDDFETCMARHDELAATHRHFGFFWCPTPHSRQLYCLADTADAPRTTTSKTADVCEMKVIDITDRPALDTPFEKIAYSSEIYPIEYVPNFHELEYAVPVQHGKEAVRAVRELMLTQHTNCIFPIEYRFTAGDPAWISPFHQQDSITLSVSGQPGVDYWDYLRDVDAILRRFGSRPHWGKMHFLDTDDVTALYPRAADFRALRRRLDPQGRFLNDHVRALLG; encoded by the coding sequence ATGCAATTCGGAAAAGGCGGTCTGTGGCGCAATTGGGTCGGCAACCAGTCGTGCATTGCGCGCTACAAGGGCGCGCCCACGTCCGAGGACCAGCTGTGCGAGATGGTGGCCGAAGCCGACCGGCGCGACCTGAACCTGCGGGTGGCGGGCTCGGGCCACAGCTTCACGCCGGTGGTGGGCACGGGCGGGCTGCTGCTGTCGCTGGCGCAGATGCAGGGCGTGCGTAGTTTTGACGATGCGAAAAAGCAGGTCACGGTGGCCGCGGGTACACGCATCCACGACCTGGCGATTGCGCTCAAGGCGCACGGTTTTTCGCTGGTGAACCAGGGCGATATCGACTCGCAGGCGGTGGCGGGCGCGTTCACCACCGGCACCCACGGCACCGGTGCCACGCTGGGCTGCCTGGCCACCTCAATTGCCGGGCTGCGGCTGGTGCAGCCCGATGGCAGCGTGTTGGTGGTGGACGGGTCGGACCAGGACTTGCTGCACGCCGCCCAGGTATCGGTGGGCACGCTGGGGGTGATTTCCGAGCTGACGCTGCAGGTCACCGATGCCTACCACCTGCATGAACACGTGTGGCGCGACGACTTCGAGACCTGCATGGCCCGCCACGACGAGCTGGCCGCCACGCACCGGCATTTCGGCTTCTTCTGGTGCCCCACGCCGCACAGCCGCCAGCTGTACTGTCTGGCCGACACGGCGGATGCCCCGCGGACCACCACATCGAAAACCGCCGACGTGTGCGAGATGAAGGTGATCGACATTACCGACCGCCCGGCGCTGGACACGCCGTTTGAAAAAATCGCCTACTCGTCCGAGATCTACCCCATCGAGTACGTGCCCAACTTCCACGAGCTGGAGTACGCGGTGCCGGTGCAGCACGGCAAAGAGGCGGTGCGCGCCGTGCGCGAGCTGATGCTGACCCAGCACACAAACTGCATCTTCCCCATCGAATACCGCTTCACCGCGGGCGACCCGGCCTGGATCAGCCCGTTCCACCAGCAGGACAGCATCACCCTTTCGGTATCGGGCCAGCCGGGCGTGGACTACTGGGACTACCTGCGCGATGTGGATGCCATCCTGCGCCGCTTTGGCTCGCGCCCGCACTGGGGCAAGATGCATTTTCTGGACACTGACGACGTGACCGCGCTGTACCCGCGTGCGGCCGATTTCCGGGCTCTGCGGCGCAGGCTGGACCCGCAGGGGCGCTTTCTGAACGACCATGTGCGGGCACTTTTAGGCTAA
- the yceI_3 gene encoding protein YceI, whose amino-acid sequence MATLCAASASAQATTYTIDPVRTSTTFELGSISSGRFERHTGTIQLDMAAKTGLADVSIEAASVRSGISWVDSILVSTELFNASQYPSIRFMGDRFLFSGETLTAVLGNLTLLGKTLPVLLQVNHFGCRTPPAPDPEVCSGSFEATIDRTDYGMDLGVSLGLPKNVHLVVQVEAVRQ is encoded by the coding sequence ATGGCCACGCTGTGCGCAGCCTCGGCCAGCGCCCAGGCCACCACCTACACCATCGATCCGGTGCGCACCAGCACCACTTTTGAGCTGGGCAGCATCAGCAGCGGGCGGTTTGAGCGGCACACGGGCACCATCCAGCTGGACATGGCGGCCAAAACCGGGCTGGCCGATGTGAGCATCGAGGCGGCCTCGGTGCGCTCGGGCATCAGTTGGGTCGATTCCATTCTGGTCAGCACCGAGCTGTTCAACGCCAGCCAGTACCCCAGCATCCGCTTTATGGGCGACCGGTTTTTGTTCAGCGGCGAGACCCTGACCGCGGTGCTGGGCAACCTCACCTTGCTGGGCAAGACTTTGCCGGTGCTGCTGCAGGTAAACCACTTTGGCTGCCGCACGCCGCCTGCGCCCGATCCCGAGGTGTGCAGCGGCAGTTTCGAGGCCACCATCGACCGCACCGACTACGGCATGGACCTGGGCGTCAGCCTGGGGCTGCCCAAGAACGTGCACCTGGTGGTGCAGGTGGAGGCGGTACGGCAGTGA
- the hpxW gene encoding oxamate amidohydrolase proenzyme: protein MTLATSTQGMVTSPHGPATEAGLAVLAQGGNAIEAVIATAASLCVTYPHFCGLGGDAFMLIADAHGQVSSLSGIGQAARHLPTYQGSIPTRGPQAMLTSAAAVDVWAQAFAISRDQWAGKESWAGLLTPAITLARDGFAISESERFWLQFRQPETHTLPGVYAHFLVDGAVPAPQQRRHRHALAATLETLALRGPRDFYEGQLAATIAQGLAQAGSPLTAADLAQTHARLEAPLQLPYRDGTLVAHRPPTQGITTLEIMGILDRFDLRSIPEGSADYYHLLVEAVKRAFIDRNRLIADPDHADVPVERLLSPAHLDALAASIRMDQALPWPHSFQTGDTVFLAAADRYGNAVSMLATTYFDWGSGVVVGDTGLLWHNRGAAFSLDPQHPNCLAPGKRPFHTLNPGMYLRHGKPSILYGTQGADGQPQTLAAILTRMIDYGMDPYTALARPRFLLGKTFSDARDSLKLEDDVPAAVFADLARRGHALSPLPAHSPLMGHPGAIRMDPATGVMTGAHDPRSDGRAMGL, encoded by the coding sequence ATGACCCTGGCCACCTCTACCCAAGGCATGGTCACCAGCCCCCACGGCCCGGCCACCGAAGCCGGGCTGGCCGTGCTGGCCCAGGGCGGCAACGCCATCGAGGCGGTGATTGCCACCGCGGCCAGCCTGTGCGTCACCTACCCGCATTTTTGCGGCCTGGGCGGCGATGCCTTCATGCTGATCGCCGACGCGCACGGGCAGGTCAGCAGCCTCTCGGGCATCGGCCAGGCCGCCCGGCATTTACCCACTTACCAGGGCAGCATCCCCACGCGCGGCCCGCAGGCCATGTTGACCAGCGCGGCGGCGGTGGACGTGTGGGCCCAGGCCTTTGCCATCAGCCGCGACCAGTGGGCCGGCAAAGAGAGCTGGGCCGGGCTGCTCACCCCTGCCATCACCCTGGCCCGCGACGGCTTTGCCATCTCGGAATCCGAGCGCTTCTGGCTGCAGTTCCGCCAGCCCGAGACCCACACGCTGCCCGGTGTCTACGCCCACTTCCTGGTCGATGGTGCCGTGCCCGCGCCACAGCAACGGCGCCACCGCCACGCCCTGGCCGCCACGCTGGAGACCCTGGCACTGCGCGGCCCGCGCGACTTTTACGAAGGCCAGTTGGCCGCCACCATCGCCCAGGGCCTGGCCCAGGCCGGTTCCCCCCTGACCGCCGCCGACCTGGCCCAGACCCACGCCCGCTTGGAGGCCCCGCTGCAGCTGCCCTACCGCGACGGCACCCTGGTGGCCCACCGCCCGCCCACGCAGGGCATCACCACGCTGGAGATCATGGGCATCCTGGACCGGTTCGACCTGCGCAGCATCCCCGAGGGCAGTGCCGACTACTACCACCTGCTGGTCGAAGCCGTGAAGCGCGCCTTCATCGACCGCAACCGCCTCATTGCCGACCCCGACCACGCCGATGTGCCCGTGGAGCGCCTGCTGTCCCCCGCCCACCTGGACGCACTCGCCGCCTCCATCCGCATGGACCAGGCCCTGCCCTGGCCGCACAGCTTCCAGACCGGCGACACCGTCTTCCTGGCCGCTGCCGACCGTTACGGCAACGCCGTCTCCATGCTGGCCACCACCTACTTCGACTGGGGTAGCGGCGTGGTGGTGGGCGACACCGGCCTGCTATGGCACAACCGGGGCGCGGCCTTCTCGCTGGACCCGCAGCACCCCAACTGCCTGGCCCCCGGCAAACGCCCGTTCCACACCCTGAATCCCGGCATGTACCTGCGCCACGGCAAGCCGTCCATCCTGTACGGCACCCAGGGTGCCGACGGCCAGCCGCAAACCCTGGCCGCCATCCTGACCCGCATGATCGATTACGGCATGGACCCGTACACGGCATTGGCCCGCCCGCGCTTTCTGCTCGGCAAAACCTTCTCCGACGCGCGCGACTCCCTCAAACTGGAAGACGACGTGCCCGCCGCAGTCTTCGCCGACCTGGCCCGCCGCGGCCACGCGCTGAGCCCCCTTCCCGCGCACAGCCCGCTGATGGGGCACCCGGGGGCGATTCGGATGGATCCGGCGACCGGGGTGATGACGGGCGCGCACGATCCGCGCAGCGATGGGCGGGCAATGGGGTTGTGA
- the map_2 gene encoding methionine aminopeptidase: MNGESVTIRTPDEVAMARRAGHLAADVLHMITPHVVAGITTEALDQICHDYIVDVLDAVPANIGYHGYPKTVCTSVNHVICHGIPSAKVLKRGDIINIDVAIIKDGWFGDCSRMYFVGEPSPLAKRLVETTYEAMRAGILQVKPGATLGDVGHAIQAVAHRERFTVVREYCGHGIGQIYHDTPQVLHYGRPGTGLRLQAGMIFTIEPMINAGKRDTKEMPDGWTVVTKDHSLSAQWEHMVAVTDTGFEVLTPWPEGVGTYSAI, from the coding sequence ATGAACGGCGAGAGCGTAACTATCCGCACACCCGATGAAGTCGCCATGGCCCGCCGTGCCGGCCACCTGGCGGCCGATGTGCTGCACATGATCACCCCGCACGTGGTGGCGGGCATTACCACCGAGGCGCTGGACCAGATCTGCCACGACTACATCGTGGATGTGCTGGATGCGGTGCCCGCCAACATCGGCTACCACGGCTACCCCAAGACGGTGTGCACCTCGGTCAACCACGTGATCTGCCACGGCATTCCGTCGGCCAAGGTGCTCAAGCGCGGCGACATCATCAACATCGACGTGGCCATCATCAAAGACGGCTGGTTTGGCGACTGCAGCCGCATGTACTTTGTGGGCGAACCCAGCCCGCTGGCCAAGCGCCTGGTCGAGACCACCTACGAGGCGATGCGCGCGGGCATTCTGCAGGTGAAGCCGGGCGCAACCCTGGGCGACGTGGGCCACGCCATCCAGGCCGTGGCGCACCGCGAGCGCTTCACGGTCGTGCGCGAGTACTGCGGCCACGGCATCGGGCAGATCTACCACGACACCCCCCAGGTGCTGCACTACGGCCGACCCGGCACCGGGTTGCGGCTGCAGGCGGGCATGATCTTCACCATCGAACCCATGATCAACGCGGGCAAGCGCGACACCAAGGAAATGCCTGACGGATGGACCGTGGTCACCAAAGACCATTCGCTCTCCGCCCAGTGGGAGCACATGGTGGCCGTGACCGACACCGGCTTCGAGGTGCTGACACCTTGGCCGGAAGGCGTGGGGACTTACAGCGCCATCTAG
- the ahpC gene encoding alkyl hydroperoxide reductase C, translating into MSLINTQVQPFKTEAFHNGKFVTVSDESLKGKWSVLIFMPAAFTFNCPTEIEDAADNYAEFQKMGAEVYIITTDTHFSHKVWHETSPAVGKAKFPLVGDPTHTLTNAFGVHIPEEGLALRGTFVINPDGVIKTAEIHSNEIARDVKETVRKLRAAQYTAAHPGQVCPAKWNEGAAVLTPSIDLVGKI; encoded by the coding sequence ATGTCCCTGATCAATACCCAAGTCCAGCCTTTCAAGACCGAAGCCTTCCACAACGGCAAGTTCGTGACCGTGAGCGACGAGAGCCTGAAGGGCAAATGGTCTGTGCTGATCTTCATGCCGGCGGCTTTCACCTTCAACTGCCCCACCGAAATCGAAGACGCAGCCGACAACTACGCCGAATTCCAGAAGATGGGTGCCGAGGTCTACATCATCACCACCGACACGCATTTCTCGCACAAGGTGTGGCATGAGACCTCCCCCGCTGTGGGCAAGGCCAAGTTCCCGCTGGTGGGCGACCCTACCCACACCCTGACCAATGCGTTTGGCGTGCACATCCCTGAAGAAGGCCTGGCACTGCGCGGTACCTTTGTGATCAACCCAGACGGCGTGATCAAGACGGCCGAAATCCACTCCAACGAAATCGCCCGCGACGTGAAGGAAACCGTGCGCAAGCTGCGCGCTGCCCAATACACCGCCGCCCACCCCGGCCAGGTCTGCCCCGCTAAGTGGAACGAAGGCGCAGCCGTGCTGACCCCTTCGATCGACCTGGTTGGCAAGATCTAA
- the ahpF gene encoding alkyl hydroperoxide reductase subunit F, with translation MLDDSLKAQLKSYLERVTKPFEIVASLDDSKGAGEMRGLLEDIIALSDKITLKTDGTDARKPSFSLNRMGSDMSLRFAAVPMGHEFTSLVLALLWTGGHPPKVEADVIESIKALDGDFNFEVYMSLSCHNCPDVVQALTLMSVLNPKIKTVIVDGALYQDEVNAREVMAVPSIYLNGSHFGSGRMTVEEIVTKLDTGAADKDAARLSAKAPYDVLVVGGGPAGAAAAVYAARKGIRTGIAAERFGGQVNDTMAIENFISVLETDGPKFAMGLDAHVKAYGVDVMNLQRGDKLIPAATPGGLVEVQLANGGSLKSKTVIVTTGARWRNVNVPGEQEYKNKGVAYCPHCDGPLFKGKRVAVIGGGNSGVEAAIDLAGLVAHVTLIEFGDALRADAVLVKKLHSLPNVTVHVSAQTTELTGDGSKLNGLTYTDRTTGESHHIELEGCFVQIGLVPNTEWLKGTMELSKHGEIIVDNRGQTSVPGVFAAGDATTVPFKQIIIAAGDGAKAALGAFDHLIRSAG, from the coding sequence ATGTTGGACGACAGCCTCAAGGCACAACTGAAGAGCTACCTGGAACGGGTCACAAAGCCGTTCGAGATCGTGGCATCGCTGGACGACAGCAAAGGCGCGGGCGAAATGCGCGGCCTGCTGGAGGACATCATTGCGTTGTCCGACAAAATTACCCTGAAGACCGACGGCACGGACGCGCGCAAGCCCTCTTTCAGCCTGAACCGTATGGGCAGTGACATGAGCCTGCGCTTTGCCGCCGTGCCCATGGGCCATGAATTCACCTCGCTGGTGCTGGCCCTGCTGTGGACCGGCGGCCACCCGCCCAAGGTGGAAGCCGACGTGATCGAGAGCATCAAAGCGCTGGACGGTGACTTCAACTTCGAGGTCTATATGAGCCTCAGCTGCCATAACTGCCCCGACGTGGTGCAGGCACTGACGCTGATGTCGGTACTCAACCCCAAAATCAAGACCGTCATCGTCGACGGCGCGCTGTACCAGGACGAAGTCAACGCCCGCGAAGTCATGGCCGTGCCCAGCATCTACCTGAACGGCAGCCATTTCGGCTCGGGGCGCATGACGGTGGAAGAAATCGTCACCAAGCTCGACACCGGCGCGGCCGACAAGGACGCGGCCCGGCTCTCGGCCAAAGCCCCCTATGACGTGCTGGTGGTCGGCGGTGGCCCCGCAGGCGCAGCAGCGGCGGTGTACGCCGCCCGCAAGGGCATCCGCACCGGCATCGCCGCCGAGCGCTTTGGCGGCCAGGTGAACGACACCATGGCGATCGAGAACTTCATCTCGGTGCTGGAAACCGACGGCCCCAAATTCGCCATGGGCCTGGACGCGCACGTCAAAGCCTACGGCGTGGACGTGATGAACCTGCAGCGCGGCGACAAGCTGATCCCCGCCGCCACGCCCGGCGGACTGGTCGAGGTGCAACTGGCCAACGGCGGATCACTCAAGTCCAAGACCGTGATCGTGACCACCGGCGCGCGCTGGCGCAACGTCAACGTTCCTGGCGAACAAGAATACAAAAACAAGGGCGTGGCCTACTGCCCGCACTGCGACGGCCCGCTGTTCAAGGGCAAGCGCGTCGCGGTGATCGGCGGCGGCAACTCGGGTGTCGAGGCGGCCATCGATCTGGCCGGGCTGGTGGCGCATGTGACCCTGATCGAATTCGGCGACGCACTGCGGGCCGATGCCGTGCTGGTCAAAAAGCTGCACAGCCTGCCCAACGTGACCGTGCATGTGTCGGCGCAAACCACCGAGCTGACCGGCGACGGCAGCAAGCTCAATGGACTCACCTACACCGACCGCACCACCGGTGAAAGCCACCACATCGAACTGGAAGGCTGCTTCGTGCAGATCGGCCTGGTGCCCAACACCGAATGGCTCAAGGGCACGATGGAGCTGAGCAAGCACGGCGAGATCATCGTCGACAACCGGGGCCAGACCTCGGTGCCCGGTGTGTTCGCCGCAGGCGATGCCACCACCGTGCCGTTCAAGCAGATCATCATCGCCGCAGGTGATGGGGCCAAGGCCGCGCTGGGTGCGTTTGACCACCTGATCCGCAGCGCTGGTTGA